Proteins from one Pithys albifrons albifrons isolate INPA30051 chromosome 2, PitAlb_v1, whole genome shotgun sequence genomic window:
- the GCM1 gene encoding chorion-specific transcription factor GCMa → MLKGADEAVVEQEDSASQQGEVTSWDINDIKLPQDVRQIDWFQEWPDSYVKHIYSSEDKNAQRHHSSWAMRNTNNHNSRILKKSCLGVVVCGNDCSTLDGRKIYLRPAICDKARQKQQRKCCPNCNGPLRLLSCRGHGGYPVTNFWRHEGQFIFFQSKGAHDHPRPETKLEAEARRSIQKAQTAFSTSSLRLKTIPEVESLTGAVPMPEELPLLLSKPDDYLLPAHFRGHLSKSSQELTLSSSGQPPYPRAAGQDGGSREELTWSHSSSLRRMPSTERLCGVPAVPCTAPSSQHCTHLSTQHVLPVTKGMHGAFRPDTGPLGDGSCGEKSLLTYRSSCVSLLPYPVAQGGPCPMARGAKPHSQLLEPPRGSEGGRAKGSPQVGPRYCNDDMFSDLYPLR, encoded by the exons atgctgaaaggTGCAGATGAAGCTGTTGTGGAGCAAGAGGACTCTGCTTCCCAACAGGGAGAAGTGACAAGTTGGGATATCAATGACATCAAACTTCCCCAG GATGTAAGACAGATAGATTGGTTTCAAGAATGGCCAGATTCCTACGTAAAACATATCTATAGCTCAGAGGATAAGAATGCTCAGAGGCACCACAGCAGCTGGGCAATGAGAAACACCAACAACCACAACTCTCGcatcttaaaaaaatcctgcctCGGGGTGGTGGTTTGTGGCAATGACTGCTCGACTCTGGATGGAAGGAAGATCTACCTCAGACCAGCCATATGTGATAAAGCCAGGCAAAAACAACAGC GAAAATGCTGTCCAAACTGCAATGGACCACTGCGACTCCTTTCCTGCCGAGGCCATGGTGGTTACCCAGTTACCAACTTCTGGAGGCATGAAGGCCAATTCATATTTTTTCAG TCCAAAGGAGCTCATGACCATCCACGTCCGGAAACAAAACTAGAAGCAGAAGCAAGAAGATCAATTCAAAAAGCACAGACAGCTTTTTCTACATCTTCTCTAAGATTAAAAACAATACCAGAGGTTGAG TCTCTGACAGGGGCAGTGCCAATGCCAGAAGAGTTGCCTTTGCTTCTTTCCAAGCCGGATGATTACCTGCTACCTGCTCATTTCAGGGGACATTTAAGCAAAAGCTCCCAGGAGCTGAcgctgagcagctctgggcagccacCATACCCCAGGGCGGCTGGGCAGGATGGAGGCTCCAGAGAGGAGCTGACCTGGAGCCACAGCTCATCCCTCAGGAGGATGCCCAGCACCGAGAGGCTCTgtggtgtccctgctgtgccctgcacagccccgtcctcccagcactgcacccACCTAAGCACTCAGCACGTCCTGCCCGTGACAAAGGGTATGCATGGTGCCTTCAGGCCTGACACTGGTCCTTTGGGAGATGGATCATGTGGGGAGAAATCCCTGCTGACCTACCGCAGCAGCTGCGTCTCTCTGCTGCCCTACCCCGTGGCCCAGGGTGGCCCCTGCCCCATGGCGAGGGGGGCAAAGCCCCACAGCCAGCTCTTGGAGCCTCCGAGGGGAAGTGAAGGAGGCAGGGCCAAGGGAAGTCCCCAGGTGGGTCCCCGCTACTGCAATGATGACATGTTTTCCGACCTGTACCCATTACGGTGA